Below is a window of Gossypium hirsutum isolate 1008001.06 chromosome A12, Gossypium_hirsutum_v2.1, whole genome shotgun sequence DNA.
TTTGGGAGCATTGGAAAAGAGTGTAATATATGATCACTCCATCTCCATATATCCATGCATATGCATGcacgtgtgtgtatatatatgcaagcaaagcaaagcaaagcaaagcaaagcaaaggAATGAGTAATGAATTAAGTGAGTTGATatctaaaatttcaatatatttgataATTGATTTGCCTTGCGGACTTTCAATATTAGACTCCTTTTTCAGGATGAATACATAAACTGcaaatatcaaattcatcaatttgCTTCTTTTTCCTATGATGAGTTGAAGACATATGATTTGTTGGCAGAATTTAGTTTTTTCCCTTCTGCTGTACACTTGGATGTTGTTGCCTTGCCTTTTGCATGCTGCTAATCTTAAGTTTCTCCTTTTGGGTTTTGCCCGAAAAACAGAGAATGCTCCGTGTTTGTTTCTCTTGTAGAAACTAGAAAAAAAACTGGGTAATTGTCCTCACTTTCTGACTAATCTGATGGGCAAACCATTTTGGGGAAGCGCAAATGGACCATACTGTATCCCACTGTTACTACCCACCATTGACCACCTGCAAAGCCCAAATCCTATCAATTTTTATTGCCTGTTTTCTATTTATAGAAACTTTATTTTACTTATccaacaaataaaagaaaaaagaaaagccttTTCCTACCTGTACTTTGTTGTCAGATGATGGAGAAGGACCATGATTTCCAGCTTGGCTAACTCATTCCCTGGACAAGAGTGGGTCCCATTGCCAAATGGCATAAATGTATTGGGTTTGGGAGCAACCTGTGTTCAATCATCAAAAACCAGCAGTCAGCATATTATACAATGTAGTATTATTATATGCGTACTGCTAGACTGCTAGTTTACTACCACTGCCAAAATTTACCTCAAATCTTGAGGGATCAAACTTTTGAGGATCTGGAAATATTTCTGGGCTGTGGTGAATGTTTCTAAAGAGTGGTAACACTTTCCATCCTTTTGGTATAAGATACCCTGAACCATATTTTTCAcaagaaaaaaaagtcaaaactATTAACACAAAgcgaaaatataatataatatatattggaATTGTGGTAATTTAAACTGACCTTCATATTCAACATCTTCCACTGCTTCTCTGAAggtaaaagataaaattgaagCAACTCTAAGTGTCTCCTGAATCACCCTAGATGTTAATGGCATCTTCTTGGTATCTTCCCAACTCAGCTCTTGCTCCTCTTTACCTCTTATTATTGCCTCTTGTTCTTCCTGTAATGGAGAAACACATGCAACCAAGTCATTCATCGTGTTGAAAAGGAATTCATCTTTGTCGGATATGGGGATGTGAGGGGAAGAGATTTTGATCTTACAGTGACAGCTTGAAGAACGCTAGGGTTTTCTCCAAGATACTTAATTATCCATGTTATTACGCTGGCGGTGGTGTCACGAGCGGCAAAGATTACACCAATCACGTTGTCGGCAATTTGTTCGTCGGTGAGGCCTTCTTTGTCCCTCATGAAAGACCCAAGCAAGTCATTGCAATCCACCTGCTTCGTTTGCCTCCTGGTCGATATGATTTTGGCTAGAATCTGGGCTATCTCTTTCCTTGCTTTCATTGATTTGTTGAAAAGCGTACCAGGGAGGTTAATGGGCATGGAGTTGTACCCTTTCTCAAGGATATAGTAACACCTTTTCAGATCTTCTCTGTAAAGCACTTGATCATCCTTTCCGAATATCGATAGTAGAGCAACATTGAATGTGTACTGCAACCATCACATACAGATTGTAAATGTTAACGTAAAAACcagaaacaggggaagaaaaaaaaacagaggaTGCGGCACAGCCCACAAGGAAAGCTTACGGTTTTCATTTCTTGGAAAGTGGTAATGAGACGGCCTTGCAATGAATGGAGGGAATGTTTGGCAATGGATTCGATGTTGGGGACGATGTTTTTGATGGAATCGGGCATGAAGGCACGGAGAACAAGCTTCCTCAACTTGGCATGGTAGGGTCCCTGGTTAAAGAAGATGGCCTGTTTGCCTAACATCCTCTCTTTACTTGCGGGGAATGTTGGCTTGAAGAGATGAGATTTGGTAACGAGCACGAATTTCGCAGCATCAGGGCTGGACATCATCACGCATGGACAACCTAGTATGTGGGTCTTGAATATGGAGCCATACCTGGAACAAAACAGAAGCAGACGCGGTCATTCTATATTTTTATCAGTATACTGTATAAACATAATTTACATGCAAAAGCAAGGGAAATAATAGCATTAGAGTCAGGACCTTTGCTGTTTGGAAGCAAAGAAGACATTAGGGTTCTGGGAGTAAAGGTGAAAGGTTTCACCGATGTAAGGCCAACCCATAGTTCCAGGAGGGAGAGGTAATTTGGGGCGATTGGGTttgaagaaatgaagaagaagagaatggaaGAGAAAAATGAATAAGAATGGAGCAATGAAACAGAAGATGAAAGTAAATGCCATTGTAGTAAGAGTTGGTGGTGAAGTGGCTGATAAGTGGTGAAGGGAGGAAGTGAATGAGGGTGGGTATATATAGGCTctcataaacaaaacaaatggCACGACAAGAGAAAGAGAGAGGAAAAGCAGGCCGTAGTTTGAAATACAGCTTGAATAAGGTTGAATTCCACACACGGAATCTCCCTCCAGGCCAGCTCATTATTGTTTTCGCTCATTAATACTATATGTATTTACTCAAACGACTCCAAGCTCATTACATTTGAATAAGAGAGGGAAGGCACgtgtccaaaaaaaaaaaaaaacaaagagcgTGGGAGAGATGAGGGCTGGCTATAAAGCGAAACGAGGAAATGGCTTAGGCTTAGGCTTAGGCTTAGGCTTAGGCTTAGGATTGGGCATTAACGCACCGAAAAGAGGCAAATGCGAAACGTGAAAACGCCTTCCCTTAGTTACGCAACACAAAAAGACAGAAGAACACAACTCAAACTATCAACCTCTGTCCGTACTCCTTTTTGCCTTtccttttactacttattttctTCCCATTTTGCCTCTCGCCTTCACTACTCTCTGCATCACTTTCAAACTAAttgagtttcttcttccttccacaTTCCACTTATCACCTATCTTAACTTAAAGCAACGCCTATGACGTCGTTTTCTCAACCTATAACTTTTTCTCCAACTCTCTTATTTATccgttataatttaaaaaaaaaaattcatactgaaattatttttgaaaaaaacaaacaCCCGAGCAATAAATTACAACTTAAAAATGACTAGGTTTTAACCCTCACAACATTTGGTTCATGATTCTATTCTTAGAGATATAATTTTATGTGGATCAATTTAAGACATGTTTCACAAACTCATAAATTGGATTGGAGAAAGTTCAACGCTTTTGCCCCACCTTTCATTCAATAACCTTTAaaacctttttttatatataactaaATTTTTATCCCGCATGAGTCAATTGTAtctatcaattttaatatttgtatttaattattagttctttataacattttaataatactatgattaataaaataaaacaaaaataatataaatatttaatttttaaagttattagtataaattaaaaatataatataatatttaaaataaacttaaattaacaattaatattcatcaaaatgataaaaaaaattagagttttaaaaaGAACTCCTGATGTTCATATATTCAATCTTTTTCTTGAATAGATGTTTCAAAAaactactattatatatatatatatgatttgtttaatatatacacaataattAAAGGAAGGAACCAATCCATAGatgataaatttagaaaaaaaaaatagaatataaaatttaaaacataaatatttagAATTGAACTCCGTGTGTTGATCTGATGGTTTGGGTGTTTATCATCCCAGATATAATTTGGGTTTAAATCGTGTTAGTCGTGTTGCTGTAACAGCAACACAATTAGTGCAGCTCAAACTCAGGCCACAATTGAGACAATGAACACTTTTACCATCAGGTCAACATACAGGGTTCTCATCATAATTAATTTTGAAATCAAATAActgtatttatatttaaaatttacgtGATTTTATCACTTATATTATCATTCTGTCAAtgcaatttatttgatttactAAAAACATAAGATTTTTTAGTCCTAAATTTAGTTTGTCAATTCTCTAGtgaattaattattgatgttagatgggataaaagaaattaaataaagaaaatattaatttataagaaTAAAATTTGCTATCAATTTTAGGTTTTCAAAGGAAGAGCAAACGATTTTTTCCCCCATATTCTGTTACCATTAGTACTACATGTTTTTCTATTGCAATTATGAATATCATTACAAAATAtcaatgaaaatttatttattaatttcatactttaattaaaccacatatttaacttaaatatccAAACAATTCTGCCAATAAATAAGCTTTTCTCCTATGAACacattatttttatcttttccattcttcatctctttcattcaattatatacaatcaATCAACCTTAGAACCctctacaaaagaaaaaaaaaaattaggcatGCAATATTCTTTGCAAGTCAGAACCCAAAGCAAAACACTTGGCAacccttttataatttatattttatttaatttattatcaaactatcaagaataaggtatttttcatttttaataatatttatttaaatttacacaatatataattttgatcAAAATTTTCATCTCACAATCTTAAATTTCTAACAACtactaatattttgattttttttcatgcaTCTAAAATTTCAAGTTTTCTAACTGAACTTTTACAACCATACTTTGCGTATTATATTCGAGATTATCCTTGATCAAATATGAACAAatcattaatcatattttattttagctagcaagttttttttttaatattcatttaCTATATAATTGAATTCCTTTTTATGTACAAAATTGTTCTTCCTCAAGTTTATCTTAAAcggtaattttattaattttaatatttttaatttataaattatcaatataaaattaattattattttatggcatACAAATTTAAAAGTGATTTGTGttcttaattttaaatattttcaacgTTCCAATCCTCTCTTAAATTTGAATGATGAAGGTCCTCCACGGACAATAGAAAATGACATAATATAAAGCCAAATTTACCTAACGATGGATGCAGCTAGATCAAGGTTATCAGTATTGAAACTTTATTTTGTTTTCGAAGGATTTTAGTTGGTTTTTGTGTAAAAAGCTACTACGTCAGTCAATGGACTAACAAGGGCAACTTTTATAGAATAGAATAGTCTGAAACATAGAGAGAGCTTAGGGTTCTGTAAAAgcaaaaaataaagataaaaaattgtactttattattttaattatgtctTATGTTTAAAAGATTTGACAAAAATATTTCAATCATTTAAGGTAGGtcgaagttttttttttttttgttatcaaaatagtttaaatgaattaaatattaatatttaacatCATGTTAATTAAATAtggaaataatttaaatacattataCATTAAATACGATTAACTTAAGAATATTTCTATTATACATTAAATACATTATACATTAAATACGATTAAACATATTATACATtatcttcaaattcaaatatttctattAACTTTCTGCTTTGTACAAACATTAACAGACTATATTGCACATAACTATCGTAGCTTGGAGCCCTGACAGCCGTCGTTGAATATTTATCGAGTTAATTTCGATGTGGGATTCCGACTACAGTAGATATCTAAATTAGTGGGGATCTTGATTCACAATCTTTCAGGTGAAGTCATGTGTGCGTGAACTACACCCAAAATGGACCACGTTAATGCTTTTGCGGCGAAGGCCTTTGCGTCTTTCAGACTCTCTGCTTCGCCTTAGAAATTGGTTTCCAAGACATCATATTATGAAGGCATCGTATTACTGTTATTCAGAAACAATAAGGGAGAGAGAAAAGGGGTCACTTATTTGTGCATTAATCTTAGATTCTCATTATGTGCTCTCCAGATTTAGATCTTGCTGTTTTCATCATGCTCTTCGAGAGGCTAATATATTGTTCATTTGCTCACTTAGCATGGGTTTCTTAAAGAATCTGATCGAATTGGGGGTGGAAGAAGCACCACCTTGCCTTGCGGAGCAGCTGCTGAAAGATTGCCGGTCATCAGAGGAGGAGCTCGCAGGTTTGTGAGATGGAAGTTTTGGTCGATAGGTGAGAGGCTTTCTTTCCCGTCGAAGGCTGCAGATTTGTTTTAGTGGTAGCTCGTTGTCTCCATTATATCGGTTGGCTACATTTTTTCCGTCTTTTTATTTTTCGGGCTTTCCATATCATATATGGATAATTCACTGTTCTTCTATCTTGGTATTAATATTTGT
It encodes the following:
- the LOC107933465 gene encoding abscisic acid 8'-hydroxylase CYP707A2, which gives rise to MAFTFIFCFIAPFLFIFLFHSLLLHFFKPNRPKLPLPPGTMGWPYIGETFHLYSQNPNVFFASKQQRYGSIFKTHILGCPCVMMSSPDAAKFVLVTKSHLFKPTFPASKERMLGKQAIFFNQGPYHAKLRKLVLRAFMPDSIKNIVPNIESIAKHSLHSLQGRLITTFQEMKTYTFNVALLSIFGKDDQVLYREDLKRCYYILEKGYNSMPINLPGTLFNKSMKARKEIAQILAKIISTRRQTKQVDCNDLLGSFMRDKEGLTDEQIADNVIGVIFAARDTTASVITWIIKYLGENPSVLQAVTEEQEAIIRGKEEQELSWEDTKKMPLTSRVIQETLRVASILSFTFREAVEDVEYEGYLIPKGWKVLPLFRNIHHSPEIFPDPQKFDPSRFEVAPKPNTFMPFGNGTHSCPGNELAKLEIMVLLHHLTTKYRWSMVGSNSGIQYGPFALPQNGLPIRLVRK